One genomic region from Thermodesulfobacteriota bacterium encodes:
- the ahbD gene encoding heme b synthase, with translation MVAWELIRSCNLACVHCRASSERGPYPGELGTEECLRVMDEMATLGKPVIILTGGEPLMRPDIFDLARYGTAKGFRMVMATNGTLITEENVEAMKASGIQRISISLDGHDAETHDAFRKVKGAFEGSLRGIEIAKRHGLPFQINTTVTRANLHLIEKILRLAIDLGAVAHHIFLLVPTGRARELQDQEISAQDYEQTLHWFYEQNGQVPLQLKATCAPHYYRILRQRAKAEGRKPSFQTHGLDALTRGCLGGISFCFISHTGQVQPCGYLELDCGNVRKQSFREIWERSPIFRTLRNYDAYGGKCGRCEFRKVCGGCRARAHELSGDYMAEEPYCIYEPPLGGISRVTARTS, from the coding sequence ATGGTTGCCTGGGAGCTCATCCGGAGCTGCAATCTCGCCTGCGTCCATTGCCGCGCCTCTTCCGAACGGGGTCCCTATCCGGGCGAGCTCGGCACCGAGGAATGCCTCCGGGTGATGGACGAGATGGCCACCCTCGGTAAGCCCGTCATCATCCTCACCGGCGGAGAACCCCTGATGCGGCCCGACATCTTCGACCTTGCCCGGTATGGAACAGCAAAGGGGTTTCGGATGGTGATGGCCACCAATGGGACGCTGATCACCGAGGAGAACGTCGAAGCGATGAAGGCCTCTGGGATCCAACGGATCAGCATCAGCCTCGATGGCCATGATGCCGAAACCCACGATGCCTTCCGGAAGGTGAAAGGCGCTTTCGAGGGCTCGCTCCGGGGCATCGAGATTGCGAAGAGGCACGGCCTTCCGTTTCAAATCAACACGACGGTCACGCGGGCCAATCTTCACCTGATCGAAAAGATCCTTCGCCTGGCCATCGACCTCGGGGCCGTCGCCCATCACATCTTCCTCCTCGTCCCCACGGGAAGGGCGAGGGAACTCCAGGACCAGGAGATCTCTGCCCAGGACTATGAACAGACCCTCCACTGGTTTTACGAGCAGAACGGCCAGGTCCCTCTCCAGCTCAAGGCGACCTGCGCCCCCCATTACTACCGAATCCTTCGGCAGAGGGCCAAAGCAGAAGGAAGGAAGCCCTCCTTTCAGACCCACGGGCTCGATGCCCTGACCCGGGGCTGCCTGGGAGGCATCTCCTTCTGTTTCATCTCCCATACGGGTCAGGTTCAGCCCTGCGGCTATCTCGAACTCGACTGCGGAAACGTCCGAAAACAATCCTTTCGCGAGATCTGGGAGCGGTCCCCCATTTTCCGGACGCTCCGGAACTACGACGCCTACGGAGGCAAATGCGGCCGTTGTGAATTCCGAAAGGTCTGCGGGGGATGCCGGGCACGGGCCCACGAGCTCTCCGGAGACTACATGGCGGAGGAACCCTACTGCATCTATGAACCGCCCCTCGGGGGTATTTCGCGGGTCACCGCCCGGACCAGTTGA
- a CDS encoding cell wall metabolism sensor histidine kinase WalK, which translates to MRPIFKSFFRFRVSLTVKFLMAMVTLVLITSGAFGWFLLGREVSEFEGKLDPRAFEERFGQLKRDILFVTLGVMGIGFLLTLIFTRLLLRPIELLASATEKIAEGNLSQMVPVRARDEIGDLARAFNQMILQLKESREDLEKKVEERTRQLEDNIKELNNARTVTLRMLENLQTAKVELERVNRELKEADEARMKFIGMASHELKTPLTAIKANIDFLLSEKGGKVPEELKSHLLTIQRNTNRIQRTIDHLLDFIRLKSDRLPLHREPIRLAEVVGGYLNEVKPVEKRLEITLDIPKDLRVYADPDRLHDIFINLLSNAFKFTPEGGKISISARQKNGETLHAIQDTGIGIAEDKLQKIFEEFYQAEGGKYGGAGLGLSIAKRVIEEHGGKIWVESSPGKGSTFYFTLPTFKEIDDGQCLPKE; encoded by the coding sequence ATGAGACCCATTTTCAAGTCTTTCTTCCGTTTTCGGGTCAGCCTCACCGTCAAGTTCTTGATGGCGATGGTCACCCTGGTCCTCATCACCTCTGGCGCCTTCGGATGGTTTCTTCTGGGCCGGGAAGTCTCGGAATTCGAGGGGAAGTTAGACCCCCGGGCCTTCGAAGAGCGATTCGGTCAATTAAAGAGGGATATCCTCTTCGTCACGCTGGGCGTCATGGGGATCGGCTTCCTCCTCACCCTCATCTTCACCCGTCTTCTTCTGAGGCCGATCGAACTGCTGGCCTCTGCCACCGAGAAGATCGCGGAAGGCAACCTCTCCCAGATGGTGCCCGTCCGGGCCAGGGACGAGATCGGAGACCTGGCCCGGGCCTTCAATCAGATGATCCTTCAATTGAAGGAATCGAGGGAAGACCTCGAAAAGAAGGTGGAGGAACGAACCCGACAGCTGGAGGATAACATCAAAGAGCTGAACAATGCCCGGACCGTCACCTTGAGGATGCTCGAAAACCTACAGACGGCCAAGGTCGAACTGGAGCGGGTCAATCGGGAGCTGAAGGAGGCCGATGAGGCCCGGATGAAGTTCATCGGAATGGCCTCTCATGAGCTTAAAACGCCTCTCACCGCCATCAAGGCCAACATCGATTTCCTGCTTTCGGAAAAAGGGGGAAAGGTGCCGGAGGAGCTGAAATCCCATCTGCTCACCATCCAGAGGAATACGAACCGCATTCAACGAACCATCGACCACCTGCTCGATTTCATCCGCCTCAAATCGGATCGCCTCCCTCTGCATCGGGAGCCTATCCGTCTTGCCGAGGTGGTGGGAGGGTACCTCAATGAGGTGAAGCCCGTGGAGAAACGCCTCGAGATCACCCTCGACATCCCGAAAGACCTTCGCGTCTATGCCGACCCGGACCGGCTTCACGACATCTTCATCAATCTCCTCTCCAATGCCTTCAAATTCACGCCGGAGGGGGGGAAGATCTCCATCTCCGCCCGGCAGAAGAATGGGGAGACCCTCCATGCCATCCAGGACACAGGGATTGGCATCGCCGAGGACAAACTCCAAAAAATCTTCGAGGAATTCTATCAGGCCGAGGGCGGCAAGTACGGCGGGGCTGGCCTGGGCCTCTCCATCGCCAAACGGGTGATCGAAGAACACGGAGGAAAGATCTGGGTGGAATCCTCCCCTGGAAAGGGATCCACGTTCTATTTTACCCTTCCCACGTTTAAGGAGATCGATGATGGGCAGTGCCTCCCCAAAGAATAG
- the hemB gene encoding porphobilinogen synthase — protein sequence MGFPKYRPRRFRRDELFREMVRETHLRPDDFVLPLFVRPGKGIRNPIDAMPGHFQLSIDLLVKEVKEAKSLGLLGVILFGIPERKDDRGSEAYAKDGIIQRAVRQIKEKVDGILVLTDVCLCEYTSHGHCGLVQEGKILNDETLELLSAQAVSHAEAGADMVAPSDMMDGRVGAIRKALDENGFQDLPILSYAAKYASSFYGPFRVAAESKPQFGDRKSYQMDPANAEEALREVRLDLEEGADMVMVKPALPYLDIIHRVKQTFNIPVAAYNVSGEFSMIKAASKLGWIDGEQVMMESLTAIKRAGADVILTYFAKEAALKLGRGKS from the coding sequence ATGGGCTTTCCGAAATACAGACCGAGGAGGTTCAGGAGAGACGAGCTCTTTCGGGAGATGGTCCGGGAGACGCACCTGAGGCCCGACGATTTCGTCCTTCCCCTCTTTGTCCGGCCGGGAAAAGGGATAAGAAATCCGATCGACGCCATGCCCGGACATTTTCAGCTCTCGATCGATCTTCTGGTGAAGGAGGTGAAGGAGGCGAAATCCCTCGGCCTTCTCGGCGTCATCCTCTTCGGAATTCCCGAAAGGAAGGACGACCGGGGATCGGAGGCCTATGCCAAGGATGGGATCATCCAACGGGCGGTGAGACAGATCAAGGAGAAGGTCGATGGCATCCTCGTGCTCACCGATGTCTGCCTCTGTGAATACACCAGCCACGGCCATTGTGGGCTGGTCCAAGAGGGGAAGATCTTAAACGACGAGACCCTCGAACTGCTCAGTGCCCAAGCCGTCTCCCATGCCGAAGCGGGCGCAGATATGGTCGCCCCCTCCGACATGATGGACGGAAGGGTGGGAGCGATTCGAAAGGCCCTCGACGAGAACGGGTTTCAAGACCTCCCCATCCTCTCCTATGCCGCCAAGTACGCCTCCAGTTTTTACGGACCCTTCCGGGTGGCCGCGGAATCGAAACCCCAGTTTGGCGACCGAAAATCGTATCAAATGGATCCTGCCAACGCCGAGGAAGCCTTGAGAGAGGTTCGCCTGGATCTTGAAGAAGGCGCGGATATGGTCATGGTCAAACCCGCCCTTCCCTATCTCGACATCATCCATCGGGTGAAGCAGACCTTCAACATCCCGGTAGCGGCATACAACGTGAGCGGCGAGTTCTCCATGATCAAGGCCGCTTCGAAGTTGGGTTGGATCGACGGTGAGCAGGTCATGATGGAATCCCTTACGGCCATCAAACGAGCGGGGGCGGATGTGATCCTCACTTATTTTGCGAAGGAAGCTGCCCTAAAACTCGGGAGGGGGAAATCGTAA
- the pgi gene encoding glucose-6-phosphate isomerase → MALPRIDPTKTLAWRRLKEHYSTMKKCRMEDLFRRQPDRFDAFSLRFEDMLVDYSKNILTRKTLRLLIDLAEACRLKEAIEQMFSGEKINETENRAVLHVALRNRSAQPFFTDGVDVMPEVNAVLKQMERVSNRVSSGQWRGYTGKPIQDIVHIGIGGSDLGPQMVTEALKPYWNPRLRPHFVSNVDGAQIGETLKKVAPETTLFLVASKTFTTQETMTNAMTAKRWFLDRARNVSFLKNHFIAISSNEEEMNRFGIPPENRFKFWDWVGGRYSVWSSVGLSIACMIGFQGFTDFLEGAHAMDLHFRGSPFEANLPVLLALIGIWYINFFGAHTLAILPYAQNLHRLPAYLEQLDMESNGKSVNRKGRLIRYSTGPIVWGEPGTNGQHAFFQLLHQGTKLIPCDFIAAANSPYPFEDHHEILLSHFFAQTEALMKGRTEREILRTCKEMGLSPEAIRRVTPHRVTRGNQPTNTILLKKITPRSLGSLIAMYEHKIFVQGILWNIYSFDQWGVELGKQLAQKILIELRHPGEISSHDPSTNGLINAYKKMKREETPSDGRET, encoded by the coding sequence ATGGCCCTTCCGAGAATCGACCCAACGAAGACCCTGGCCTGGAGACGGCTCAAGGAGCACTACTCCACCATGAAGAAATGTCGCATGGAGGACCTCTTCAGAAGGCAGCCCGATCGGTTCGACGCCTTCTCCCTTCGATTCGAAGACATGCTGGTCGATTACTCCAAAAATATCCTCACCCGGAAGACCCTTCGCCTCTTGATCGATCTTGCCGAAGCCTGCAGGCTCAAAGAGGCGATCGAGCAGATGTTCTCCGGAGAGAAGATCAACGAAACCGAAAACCGGGCGGTCCTGCACGTCGCCCTGAGGAACCGCTCCGCCCAACCCTTCTTCACAGACGGCGTGGATGTCATGCCCGAGGTCAACGCCGTCCTAAAACAGATGGAGAGAGTCTCAAATAGGGTCTCTTCTGGCCAGTGGAGGGGCTATACGGGAAAACCGATCCAGGACATCGTCCACATTGGGATAGGCGGTTCTGATCTTGGCCCGCAGATGGTCACGGAGGCCCTAAAACCTTATTGGAATCCTCGCCTTCGCCCCCATTTTGTCTCCAACGTGGACGGGGCCCAGATCGGAGAGACGCTCAAAAAGGTCGCCCCGGAGACCACCCTCTTCCTCGTGGCTTCCAAAACCTTCACCACCCAGGAGACCATGACCAATGCCATGACGGCAAAGCGATGGTTTCTCGATCGGGCCCGAAACGTCTCTTTCCTCAAAAACCACTTCATCGCCATCTCCTCCAACGAGGAGGAGATGAACCGGTTCGGCATTCCTCCTGAAAACAGGTTCAAATTCTGGGATTGGGTGGGAGGGCGGTATTCCGTCTGGTCTTCGGTCGGGTTGTCCATCGCCTGCATGATCGGATTCCAAGGCTTCACCGATTTCTTGGAGGGGGCCCATGCCATGGACCTCCACTTCAGAGGATCACCCTTCGAAGCGAACCTTCCGGTCCTGCTCGCCTTGATCGGGATCTGGTATATCAATTTCTTCGGGGCCCACACCCTCGCGATCCTTCCCTATGCCCAGAACCTCCATCGGCTTCCCGCCTACCTGGAGCAGTTGGACATGGAGAGCAACGGAAAATCGGTCAATCGAAAGGGCCGGCTCATCCGTTATTCGACCGGCCCCATTGTCTGGGGAGAACCCGGGACCAACGGACAACATGCCTTTTTCCAGCTCCTTCACCAGGGAACGAAGTTGATCCCCTGCGATTTCATCGCGGCCGCCAACAGCCCCTACCCCTTCGAGGATCACCATGAAATTCTCCTGTCCCACTTTTTCGCGCAGACCGAAGCCTTGATGAAGGGGAGGACCGAGCGTGAAATCCTCAGGACCTGCAAGGAGATGGGCTTGAGCCCTGAAGCGATCCGAAGGGTAACGCCCCACCGCGTCACCCGAGGCAACCAGCCCACCAACACCATCCTTTTGAAAAAGATCACGCCAAGGAGCCTTGGAAGCCTGATCGCCATGTATGAACACAAGATTTTTGTTCAAGGCATCCTCTGGAACATCTATAGTTTCGACCAATGGGGAGTGGAGCTCGGAAAACAGCTGGCCCAAAAGATCCTAATCGAGCTGAGGCATCCGGGGGAGATCTCTTCCCATGACCCTTCGACGAACGGGCTCATCAATGCCTACAAAAAGATGAAGAGGGAGGAGACCCCCTCCGACGGGAGGGAGACATGA
- a CDS encoding LOG family protein, translating into MRQKMKKVPFPSAFEDAKAAELYVPSPQTLSPSYRLAYADQEFLLRDELRPVRLQLELLKPELILRDHGIEHTIVIFGGARVVDRETARASLASIEAEVRKDPTNESLLRKARIARSLYEKSRYYEEARKLAFLISKHREHPNRPRLVVITGGGPGIMEAANRGAHEAGAESIGLNIVLPFEQKPNPYITPELCFQFHYFAIRKMHFLLRARALVIFPGGYGTLDELFETLTLIQTKKIKPIPVLMFGREFWNRVIHFEALVEEGTISPEDIQLFQYVETAEEAWEILSKIDDLL; encoded by the coding sequence ATGAGACAAAAAATGAAAAAGGTTCCCTTCCCCTCCGCTTTTGAAGATGCGAAGGCGGCGGAATTATATGTCCCCTCTCCGCAAACGCTTTCGCCTTCTTACCGGCTGGCCTACGCCGATCAGGAGTTTTTGCTGAGGGACGAGCTCCGTCCGGTTCGCCTCCAGCTCGAGTTGCTCAAGCCCGAACTCATCTTGAGAGATCACGGGATTGAACATACGATCGTCATCTTCGGAGGCGCCCGTGTGGTCGACAGGGAGACCGCAAGGGCCTCCCTCGCTTCGATCGAGGCGGAGGTGAGAAAGGACCCAACCAATGAGTCCCTCCTTCGAAAGGCGAGAATCGCCCGAAGCCTCTATGAAAAATCCAGATACTACGAGGAGGCCCGAAAGCTGGCCTTTCTGATTTCGAAACACCGGGAACACCCCAACCGACCCAGGCTGGTGGTCATCACCGGGGGAGGACCCGGCATCATGGAGGCCGCCAATCGGGGGGCCCATGAAGCCGGAGCCGAAAGCATCGGCCTCAATATCGTCCTGCCCTTCGAACAGAAACCGAATCCCTATATCACCCCTGAACTCTGCTTCCAGTTTCATTACTTTGCCATTCGCAAGATGCACTTTCTCCTTCGCGCCCGCGCCTTGGTGATCTTCCCGGGTGGATATGGGACGCTGGACGAACTCTTTGAGACGCTGACGTTGATCCAGACGAAGAAGATCAAACCCATCCCGGTCCTGATGTTCGGCCGGGAGTTCTGGAACCGGGTCATCCATTTCGAGGCCCTTGTGGAGGAAGGGACGATCTCACCGGAGGATATCCAGCTCTTCCAGTATGTCGAGACGGCCGAGGAGGCATGGGAGATCCTTTCGAAAATCGACGATCTTTTATAA